The Salvia splendens isolate huo1 chromosome 21, SspV2, whole genome shotgun sequence genome includes a window with the following:
- the LOC121783215 gene encoding floral homeotic protein GLOBOSA-like: MGRGKIEIKRIENSSNRQVTYSKRRNGIMKKAKEISVLCDAHVSVIIFANSGKMHDFCSPSTTLVDMLDQYHKLSGKRLWDAKHEHLDNEINRIKKENDGMQIQLRHLKGEDISNLNYRELMVLEEALENGITTLKAKQMEFVRMMRKHNEMMEEENQNLLFKLRQMHLDPMDDNVMEAQGVYDQQVADYEAQQQMPFAFRVQPMQPNLQERF; encoded by the exons ATGGGTAGAGGTAAGATTGAGATCAAGAGGATTGAGAACTCAAGCAACAGGCAAGTCACCTACTCCAAAAGAAGAAATGGGATCATGAAAAAAGCTAAGGAGATCAGTGTTTTGTGCGATGCTCATGTTTCTGTCATCATCTTCGCCAACTCCGGCAAGATGCACGATTTCTGCAGTCCTTCCACTAC GCTTGTTGACATGTTGGATCAGTACCACAAACTGTCTGGAAAGAGGCTCTGGGATGCAAAACATGAG CACTTGGACAATGAAATCAATCGAATCAAGAAAGAAAATGACGGCATGCAGATTCAATTGAG GCACCTGAAAGGAGAAGACATATCTAATTTGAATTACAGGGAGCTGATGGTGTTGGAGGAAGCCCTTGAAAATGGAATTACAACTCTCAAAGCCAAACAG ATGGAGTTTGTGCGGATGATGAGGAAACAT AATGAAATGATGGAGGAGGAGAACCAGAACCTTCTATTCAAGCTG CGGCAGATGCATCTGGATCCGATGGATGATAACGTGATGGAGGCGCAGGGCGTGTACGATCAGCAAGTCGCAGACTATGAAGCTCAGCAGCAGATGCCCTTCGCCTTTCGCGTGCAGCCGATGCAGCCTAATCTGCAGGAGCGTTTCTAA
- the LOC121784806 gene encoding 3-ketoacyl-CoA synthase 10-like — MNMAREHDLLSTEIVNRGIESTGPDAGSMTFSVRVRRRLPEFVNSVNLKYVRLGYHYLINHGVYLATVPALVLVFGAEVGSLSREEMWRRVWDSTAGYDLATVVAFVALFVFTVSVYFLSLPRSIYLVDFACYKPNDDYKVTKDEFIELARKSGKFDEASLEFQKRILNSSGLGDETYVPKSIGSPENTATMKEGRAEASNVIFGALDELFEKTRLRPKDVGVLVLNCSLFNPTPSLSAMIINHYKMRGNILSFNLGGMGCSAGLIALDLARDMLQANPNNYAVVVSTEMVGFNWYPGKDRSMLIPNCYFRMGCSALLLSNRRRDYRRAKYTLEHIVRTHKGADNRSFRSVYQEEDSEKHKGIKISKDLVEVGGDAIKTNITTLGPLVLPFSEQLLFLSTLVWKTVLGNEGGQPYIPDYKLAFEHFCVHAASKTVLDELQRNLKLSDKNLEASRATLHRFGNTSSSSIWYELAYLEAKERVRRGDRVWQLSFGSGFKCNSVVWKSLRRSRRPESGPWLDCIDRYPLQGNGDF; from the exons ATGAATATGGCGAGGGAGCATGACTTGCTGTCGACGGAAATCGTGAACCGCGGCATCGAGTCGACGGGGCCGGATGCGGGGTCGATGACGTTCTCGGTGAGGGTGCGGCGGAGGCTGCCGGAGTTTGTGAATTCGGTGAACCTCAAGTATGTGAGGCTGGGGTATCACTACTTGATCAATCACGGGGTGTATTTGGCGACGGTGCCGGCGCTGGTGTTGGTGTTTGGGGCGGAGGTGGGGAGCCTGAGCAGGGAGGAGATGTGGCGGAGGGTCTGGGACAGCACCGCCGGGTATGATCTCGCCACCGTCGTCGCTTTCGTGGCTCTGTTTGTCTTCACGGTGTCAGTTTACTTCCTCTCGCTGCCGCGTTCCATTTATCTTGTTGATTTTGCTTGCTACAAACCAAACGATGATTACAAG GTAACAAAAGATGAATTCATCGAGCTAGCTCGAAAATCCGGCAAATTCGACGAAGCAAGCCTCGAATTCCAGAAGCGGATCCTCAACTCGTCGGGCCTCGGAGACGAGACCTACGTCCCGAAATCCATCGGGTCGCCGGAGAACACAGCCACCATGAAGGAGGGGCGCGCGGAGGCGTCCAACGTGATCTTCGGCGCCCTGGACGAGCTCTTCGAGAAGACACGCCTACGCCCCAAGGACGTAGGCGTGCTGGTGCTCAACTGCAGCCTCTTCAACCCGACGCCGTCGCTCTCGGCCATGATCATCAACCACTACAAGATGCGCGGCAACATCCTCAGCTTCAACCTCGGCGGCATGGGCTGCAGCGCCGGCCTCATCGCCCTCGACCTCGCCCGCGACATGCTGCAGGCTAACCCCAACAACTACGCCGTCGTCGTCAGCACCGAGATGGTCGGCTTCAACTGGTACCCCGGGAAGGACCGCTCCATGCTCATCCCCAACTGCTACTTCCGCATGGGCTGCTCCGCTCTCCTCCTCTCCAACCGCCGCCGTGACTACCGCCGCGCTAAGTACACCCTCGAGCACATCGTCCGCACCCACAAGGGCGCTGACAATCGCAGCTTCAG GAGTGTATATCAAGAAGAAGACAGCGAGAAGCACAAGGGGATAAAAATCAGCAAAGATCTTGTAGAAGTCGGAGGCGACGCGATCAAGACGAACATCACAACGCTGGGCCCGCTAGTCCTGCCTTTTTCGgagcagctcctcttcctgtcGACGCTGGTGTGGAAGACGGTGCTCGGAAACGAGGGGGGCCAGCCGTACATCCCGGACTACAAGCTGGCGTTCGAGCACTTCTGCGTGCATGCAGCGAGCAAGACCGTGCTGGACGAGCTGCAGAGGAACCTGAAGCTGAGCGACAAGAATCTGGAGGCGTCGCGCGCCACACTGCACAGGTTTGGCAACACCTCCAGCAGCAGCATATGGTACGAGCTGGCCTACCTCGAGGCCAAGGAGCGGGTCAGGAGAGGGGATCGAGTCTGGCAGCTGTCGTTTGGGTCGGGTTTCAAGTGCAACAGCGTCGTCTGGAAGTCGCTGAGGAGGAGCCGGAGGCCGGAGAGTGGCCCCTGGCTCGACTGCATCGATAGGTATCCGTTGCAGGGGAATGGGGATTTTTAG
- the LOC121784807 gene encoding uncharacterized protein LOC121784807 yields the protein MKTETMRGEGAYIRNLVKQLSSSSSSRTKESSNSSLEGEGDGNSSNGSLFGINCNGFSDQKQEKSPPPPQLRKKRVRRRLHTSRPYQERLLNMAEARREIVTALKFHRSAMKLASEKQQLHQQMEVRSETQLFESSSHQFSLEHEDKLKCRRNPRVYASNSLIPDRFPGSYLDNFSHPPRFSSPYSWSVSPIPPPPLVQENFNFTLPQTLGLNLNLQGFNNLDSTFHCSTNHSLIYSSSSTSSSSPSPSPSATTEEIQCMEPPASVAEFEDSGLHPVMDDEEIAEIRSIGDQYQMEWDDTLNLVNSAWWFKFLKEMEITPENQSGQDFVNYPFDEVMEFPAWLNTNEHGNDFCSDNYFDDPALPCMDIEKIEGMDGDWLPSA from the exons ATGAAAACTGAGACAATGAGGGGGGAAG GTGCTTACATTCGAAACCTTGTTAAACAGTTatcatcctcttcctcttcaagAACCAAAGAATCATCCAATTCCAGCTTAGAGGGAGAAGGAGATGGGAATTCGAGCAACGGAAGCTTGTTTGGAATTAATTGTAATGGATTTTCTGATCAGAAACAAGAAAAATCCCCTCCGCCGCCTCAACTACGCAAAAAGAGAGTAAGGAGACGGCTGCATACCAGCAGACCTTACCAAGAAAGGCTGCTAAATATGGCTGAAGCACGGCGAGAAATCGTCACTGCCCTTAAGTTTCATAGATCAGCTATGAAACTAGCCAGTGAAAAACAGCAGCTGCATCAGCAAATGGAAGTAAGGTCTGAAACTCAGCTCTTTGAGTCTTCATCTCATCAATTTTCTTTAGAACATGAAGACAAATTGAAGTGCAGGAGAAATCCAAGAGTTTATGCTTCAAATTCCTTAATTCCTGATAGATTCCCGGGTAGTTATCTTGATAATTTCTCCCATCCACCGAGATTTTCTTCTCCTTATTCTTGGTCCGTTTCTCCtattccaccaccaccacttgtCCAAGAAAATTTCAACTTCACACTGCCCCAAACACTTGGCCTCAATCTTAATCTTCAAGGATTTAACAACTTGGACTCCACTTTCCACTGCAGTACAAATCATTCATTAATTTACTCATCCTCATCAACCTCTtcctcttccccttccccttccccttcagCCACCACCGAGGAGATTCAATGCATGGAACCACCAGCTTCAGTGGCAGAGTTTGAAGATTCTGGGTTGCATCCAGTGATGGATGATGAGGAGATTGCTGAGATCAGGTCAATTGGGGACCAATACCAGATGGAATGGGATGATACTTTGAATTTGGTGAATTCAGCTTGGTGGTTCAAATTCTTGAAGGAAATGGAAATCACACCTGAGAATCAGAGCGGTCAGGATTTCGTGAACTACCCATTTGATGAAGTCATGGAGTTCCCAGCCTGGCTCAATACGAATGAGCATGGCAATGATTTTTGCTCGGACAATTACTTTGACGATCCTGCTTTGCCGTG CATGGATATTGAAAAAATTGAAGGGATGGATGGTGACTGGTTACCCTCTGCCTGA
- the LOC121783608 gene encoding uncharacterized protein LOC121783608 has protein sequence MGGGIGGGRVEVIAAKGCSRLFMDFSSSFRGISTFSLEPPCPAAAAVPETPVKTVRARGPFSGLVICVTGLSKETRKQVKEATERLGGQYSPHLHLHCTHLVVQSFQGRKFEHAMQHGTTNGLLLVTIGWFVDSVKRNVRLSETLYSVNSIGDNGLASNDSKRLDQNSGAENSCLPSGLLKHNKQPEFCGAPGSQFSERESKRYTTSSSLSGQSFYVDVDVPAELLSKVSEALSAEGATLVDQWFVGCNVNYVVCEGPSVQKYLGHSTHVVTPLWVLKSAKEKSLQRLVHLSTDLARYTGARVDNPRHDVSHEGVNRVTCSADKASHEARQIKVTLAKDGVRKRRNRQMQTCQTPIRPITPGSLLDSICWSVSEPTSTASIYTESSTVENGAEDQPPVFFDAKEDGKESESSFVNLSRPLTESEKTELILKGPFLTIMFPVDRYSEMGPCSRTFFSNKGFTCLHVLDYIYAFYQENMSNEEIEVAIYTDSRHADRLRSIYSSKETAECGHIEFRRIDFLGSRRSFEMLKRVQGDSNSNLYELLIRA, from the exons ATGGGTGGTGGAATTGGGGGAGGGAGGGTGGAGGTGATTGCTGCGAAGGGGTGTTCAAGGCTGTTCATGGATTTCTCTTCCTCATTCAGAGGAATCTCGACGTTTTCTTTGGAGCCGCCCTGTCCAGCTGCCGCGGCAGTGCCAGAAACTCCGGTGAAAACCGTCAGAGCGAGAGGCCCTTTCTCTGGCCTTGTCATTTGCGTGACGGGCCTCTCTAAAG AAACAAGGAAGCAGGTGAAGGAAGCAACGGAGAGATTGGGAGGTCAATACAGTCCTCATCTCCATCTTCATTGCACTCACTTGGTGGTTCAG AGCTTTCAAGGACGTAAGTTTGAGCATGCTATGCAACATGGAACTACAAATGGTTTACTCCTGGTAACAATTGGGTGGTTTGTGGATAGCGTCAAAAGGAATG TTAGGCTGAGCGAAACTCTGTACAGTGTTAATAGCATCGGAGATAATGGTCTAGCAAGTAATGACTCGAAACGGCTTGATCAGAACTCTGGTGCTGAAAATTCGTGTCTGCCTTCTGGTTTGCTTAAGCATAATAAACAACCTGAATTTTGTGGAGCTCCTGGTTCCCAGTTTTCAGAGAGGGAGAGTAAAAGATACACTACTTCATCATCCTTGTCCGGTCAATCCTTTTACGTTGATGTAGATGTACCTGCAGAACTTCTCAGTAAG GTTTCTGAGGCTCTCTCTGCCGAAGGTGCTACCTTAGTGGATCAATGGTTTGTTGGCTGCAATGTTAATTATGTAGTATGTGAAGGACCTTCTGTACAAAAATATCTGGGTCACTCGACCCACGTTGTAACA CCACTATGGGTTCTAAAGTCTGCAAAAGAAAAATCTCTTCAAAGACTCGTCCATTTATCAACCGATCTAGCCAGGTATACTGGAGCAAGGGTTGATAACCCCCGGCATGATGTTTCCCATGAG GGAGTGAATAGGGTGACTTGTTCTGCTGATAAAGCAAGTCATGAAGCGAGGCAAATAAAGGTGACCCTAGCCAAAGATGGTGTCAGAAAGCGTCGGAACCGTCAAATGCAG ACATGTCAGACTCCAATACGACCAATAACGCCAGGCAGTCTTTTGGATTCAATTTGCTGGTCAGTGTCCGAGCCAACCTCGACTGCATCCATTTATACAGAGTCCTCAACTGTCGAGAATGGCGCTGAAGACCAGCCACCGGTGTTTTTTGATGCCAAAGAAGATGGAAAAGAATCCGAGTCTTCATTTGTGAACTTATCCCGACCTCTCACAGAAAG TGAGAAGACCGAGTTAATACTAAAAGGCCCTTTCCTTACGATCATGTTCCCTGTCGACCGGTACTCTGAGATGGGCCCTTGTTCGAGAACATTTTTCAGCAACAAAGGGTTCACATGTTTGCACGTGTTAGATTATATCTATGCATTTTACCAG GAGAATATGTCTAATGAGGAAATAGAAGTTGCCATCTACACAGACTCGAGGCATGCTGACCGGCTCAGGTCCATCTACTCGAGCAAGGAAACAGCAGAGTGCGGTCATATAGAATTCAGACGGATTGATTTTCTTGGCAGTCGGAGGAGTTTTGAAATGTTGAAACGCGTTCAAGGTGACAGTAACAGTAACCTCTACGAGTTATTGATCAGAGCCTGA